In Devosia sp. 1566, a single genomic region encodes these proteins:
- a CDS encoding DUF3224 domain-containing protein has protein sequence MKVSGTFTVSGFQQADLAVPDAVVTGLPVGVSTMEKLYIGEVSGRSTTIFTFAFDRVSGVGSYLAMESFEGALGDKRGSFNFLHSAATQGSDRANEFFAIVEGSGTGELAGITGTGGISIDAELHHIWFDYTFG, from the coding sequence ATGAAGGTCAGTGGAACATTCACCGTCTCGGGGTTCCAGCAGGCAGACCTAGCCGTGCCAGACGCGGTGGTCACCGGCTTGCCCGTGGGGGTGAGCACGATGGAAAAGCTCTACATCGGCGAGGTCAGCGGCCGCTCAACCACGATCTTCACCTTTGCCTTTGATCGCGTCTCGGGCGTGGGGTCGTACCTTGCCATGGAGAGTTTTGAAGGTGCGCTTGGGGACAAGCGGGGCAGCTTCAACTTCCTTCATTCGGCGGCCACCCAGGGGAGCGATCGAGCCAACGAATTCTTCGCCATTGTCGAGGGCAGTGGCACCGGGGAGCTGGCGGGCATCACCGGAACGGGCGGCATCAGCATTGATGCGGAGCTGCATCACATCTGGTTTGATTACACCTTCGGCTAG
- a CDS encoding Na+/H+ antiporter has translation MQDVTLVLVLLLAVVLSGAISRALPWPIPVPLVQIAFGAVLSIGTRQGITINPDVSFLLFLPPLLFLDGWRIPKEDLLKDASTVLELALGLVVFTVVGMGFFIHWLIPAMPLAVAFALAAVLSPTDPIAVSAIAQRVPIPKRLMHILDGESLLNDASGLVCLRFAIAAALTGTFSLYDAGLTFLWLALGGIAIGVGVTWLITRLQDRVSGRWGEDTGSKVLVSLLIPFAAYLAAEHMQCSGILAAVAAGLTMSLLEASGRTRATTRIRRNAVWDMIQFAANGVIFVLLGEQLPGIARAAHETVALTGHAEVWWLAIYIVAINAGLAALRFAWVWVSFRLTLFRGPGPRKSPNWRVVAAMSFAGVRGAITLAGILTLPLTTLDGAAFPARDLAILLAMGVIITSLIVASIGLPILLRDLDVPAESGARAQEDDARSAAADAALAALSKALDQVPEERSDAPVYAAVGTRLAELYQRRLDGHSQLEALDISRSEYERVEKELVLVALRAERAEIRQRLRTGKLKSEVARQLIRDLDLAEMRYSR, from the coding sequence GTGCAAGACGTCACCCTAGTCCTTGTTCTATTGCTAGCCGTGGTGCTGAGCGGGGCCATCTCGCGTGCGCTGCCCTGGCCCATTCCCGTGCCCCTGGTGCAGATTGCCTTTGGCGCGGTGCTCAGCATCGGCACGCGGCAGGGGATCACGATCAATCCGGACGTGTCCTTCCTCCTCTTCCTGCCGCCATTGCTGTTTCTCGATGGTTGGCGCATTCCCAAGGAAGATCTGCTCAAGGACGCCTCCACCGTGCTGGAACTGGCCCTCGGGCTGGTGGTCTTTACTGTGGTGGGCATGGGCTTTTTCATCCATTGGCTGATCCCCGCCATGCCGCTGGCGGTGGCCTTTGCTCTGGCCGCCGTGCTGTCGCCCACCGACCCTATCGCCGTGTCCGCCATTGCCCAGCGCGTGCCGATCCCCAAGCGCCTGATGCACATCCTGGATGGCGAATCCCTCCTCAATGATGCATCGGGCCTGGTTTGCCTGCGCTTTGCCATTGCCGCGGCCCTCACTGGCACCTTCTCGCTTTATGATGCCGGGCTGACCTTCCTGTGGCTGGCGCTCGGGGGCATCGCCATCGGCGTGGGCGTGACCTGGCTCATCACCCGGCTCCAGGATCGGGTCTCGGGGCGCTGGGGTGAGGACACCGGCTCGAAGGTCTTGGTGAGCCTCCTCATCCCCTTTGCCGCCTATCTCGCCGCCGAACATATGCAGTGCTCGGGCATCCTTGCGGCGGTAGCGGCGGGGCTGACCATGAGCCTGCTCGAGGCGTCGGGGCGCACCCGCGCGACCACCCGCATTCGACGAAATGCCGTGTGGGACATGATCCAGTTCGCCGCCAATGGCGTGATTTTCGTGCTGCTGGGCGAGCAACTGCCCGGCATCGCCCGCGCCGCGCATGAAACCGTGGCTCTGACTGGCCATGCGGAAGTCTGGTGGCTCGCCATTTACATCGTGGCGATCAATGCCGGCCTCGCCGCCTTGCGCTTCGCCTGGGTCTGGGTATCGTTCCGGCTGACACTTTTTCGCGGGCCCGGGCCGCGCAAATCGCCCAACTGGCGTGTGGTCGCCGCCATGTCCTTCGCCGGCGTGCGCGGCGCCATTACCCTGGCGGGTATTCTGACCCTGCCGCTCACGACGCTGGATGGGGCGGCCTTTCCCGCCCGCGATCTGGCGATCTTGCTCGCCATGGGCGTCATCATCACCTCCCTGATCGTGGCCAGCATCGGCTTGCCCATCCTGTTGCGCGATCTGGATGTCCCGGCCGAATCGGGTGCGCGGGCCCAGGAAGACGATGCGCGCAGTGCCGCGGCCGACGCCGCCCTGGCGGCCCTAAGCAAGGCGTTGGACCAGGTGCCCGAGGAGCGCAGCGACGCCCCGGTTTATGCGGCGGTCGGCACCCGGCTCGCCGAGCTCTACCAGCGCCGGCTCGATGGCCACTCGCAGCTGGAAGCGCTCGATATTTCGCGCAGCGAATACGAGCGGGTGGAAAAAGAGCTGGTTCTTGTCGCCTTGCGGGCCGAGCGCGCCGAAATCCGCCAGCGCCTGCGCACCGGCAAGCTCAAAAGCGAGGTCGCGCGGCAACTCATTCGTGACCTCGACTTGGCCGAGATGCGTTACTCCCGCTAG
- the dinB gene encoding DNA polymerase IV, whose translation MSIRKIIHIDMDAFYASVEQRDNPELRGKPVAVGHGAARGVVAAASYEARAFGVYSALASVTAMRKCPELIFVPPRFDVYRAVSAQIHEIFREHTDLIEPLSLDEAYLDVTQNKQGISLARDIANTIRSRIKEVTGLNASAGISYNKFLAKIASGYRKPNNYFVIPPERGAQFVAALPIEKFHGVGPATAARMHRLGIMTGADLAALNMDEMVAHFGRSAQYWFDLAQGIDHREVKPNRERKSIGAEDTFGQDITTLDEARTLTRPLINKVWAGGEKRGLYGRTVTLKVKFADFEQITRARSRPEPVSSAAELARAVDELLAQAFPPKKPVRLLGVTISAFTPSSNTATPKQMVLPIQD comes from the coding sequence GTGAGCATCCGCAAGATCATTCATATCGATATGGACGCGTTCTACGCCTCCGTCGAGCAGCGCGATAATCCCGAGCTGCGCGGCAAGCCGGTCGCGGTGGGTCATGGCGCCGCGCGGGGTGTGGTGGCGGCCGCCAGCTATGAGGCGCGAGCCTTCGGGGTCTATTCGGCGCTGGCTTCCGTCACGGCGATGCGCAAATGCCCCGAGCTCATCTTCGTGCCCCCGCGCTTTGACGTTTATCGCGCGGTCTCCGCCCAGATCCACGAGATCTTTCGCGAGCATACCGATCTGATCGAGCCGCTGTCGCTGGACGAGGCCTATCTCGATGTCACCCAGAACAAGCAGGGCATTAGCCTCGCGCGGGATATCGCCAATACAATTCGCAGCCGGATCAAGGAAGTCACCGGCCTCAATGCCTCGGCGGGGATCAGCTACAACAAGTTCCTCGCCAAGATTGCTTCGGGTTACCGCAAGCCCAACAATTATTTCGTTATTCCCCCCGAGCGCGGTGCCCAGTTCGTGGCCGCCCTACCAATCGAGAAATTCCACGGCGTCGGTCCCGCCACCGCAGCGCGTATGCACCGGCTTGGCATCATGACCGGTGCCGATCTTGCCGCCTTAAACATGGACGAGATGGTCGCCCATTTCGGGCGCTCGGCCCAATATTGGTTCGACCTCGCCCAGGGAATCGACCACCGCGAAGTCAAACCCAATCGCGAGCGCAAATCTATCGGCGCCGAAGATACGTTTGGGCAGGATATCACCACCCTTGATGAAGCACGCACCCTGACGCGGCCGCTGATCAACAAGGTCTGGGCGGGGGGCGAAAAGCGCGGGCTTTATGGCCGCACCGTCACCTTGAAGGTCAAGTTCGCCGATTTCGAGCAGATCACCCGCGCCAGAAGCCGGCCCGAGCCGGTCAGCAGCGCTGCCGAACTGGCCCGGGCCGTCGACGAATTGCTGGCGCAGGCCTTTCCGCCCAAAAAACCGGTGCGCCTTCTGGGCGTCACCATCTCCGCCTTCACGCCTTCCAGCAACACCGCCACACCCAAGCAGATGGTCCTGCCGATTCAGGACTGA
- a CDS encoding ATP-dependent helicase → MAFDTSYLETLNPEQRRAVEHGVGADRSSPLLVIAGAGSGKTNTLAHRVAHLVVNGADPRRILLLTFSRRGAGEMTRRVERILARVLGTNTGGAGDALAWAGTFHGIGARLLREHAVQIGLDPAFTIHDRDDSADLMNLARHELGLSGAKSRFPTKGTCLAIYSRVVNAQGDLAEVLKTVFPWCAMWENELRALFAAYVSAKQGQNVLDYDDLLLYWAGMMEEPAIAANLASRFDHVLVDEYQDTNQLQASILLALKPQGQGLTVVGDDAQSIYSFRAATVRNILDFPTAFSPAADIVTLDRNYRSTQPILAAANAVIEQASERFTKNLWTERQSEAKPLLVTVRDEADQARYVVEKVLEAREGGVLLKQQAVLFRTSSHSGPLEIELTRRNIPFVKFGGLKFLDAAHIKDLLALLRWVENPRDRVAGFRVLQLLPGIGPAAAGKVLDALATGPDPVWALGEIPQPPRSGQGWKELVELVTRLSRRDAGWPAELGYARLWYEPLMEHTYEDASIRQADIVQLEQIGAGYPSRERFLTDLTLDPPEATSDQAGVPLLDEDYLILSTIHSAKGQEWKAVHVLNVVDGCIPSDLGTGSTHELEEERRLLYVAMTRARDELHLLVPQRFYVTQQSRHGDRHLYAQRTRFIPRATLGSFEDILWPPVKPYQPDGFIPTPVQADLGARMRNMWAK, encoded by the coding sequence GTGGCGTTCGATACCTCATATCTGGAGACCCTGAACCCCGAGCAGCGCCGGGCGGTGGAGCATGGCGTCGGGGCTGACCGCTCCTCGCCGCTGCTGGTGATTGCCGGCGCGGGTTCGGGGAAAACCAATACTCTGGCCCATCGGGTCGCCCATCTCGTCGTCAATGGCGCCGATCCGCGGCGTATCCTCCTCCTCACCTTTTCGCGTCGGGGTGCCGGCGAGATGACGCGGCGGGTCGAGCGGATCCTCGCGCGTGTGCTTGGCACCAATACCGGTGGCGCCGGGGATGCTCTCGCCTGGGCGGGCACCTTTCATGGCATTGGTGCGCGCCTCTTGCGCGAACATGCCGTCCAGATCGGGCTTGACCCTGCGTTCACCATCCATGATCGGGATGACTCCGCCGATCTCATGAACCTCGCGCGCCACGAGCTGGGCTTGAGCGGCGCCAAGAGCCGGTTCCCCACCAAGGGCACGTGCCTCGCCATCTATTCGCGCGTGGTCAACGCGCAGGGCGATCTGGCCGAGGTGCTCAAAACCGTTTTCCCCTGGTGCGCCATGTGGGAAAACGAGCTGCGGGCCCTGTTTGCCGCTTATGTCTCGGCCAAGCAGGGACAGAACGTGCTCGATTACGATGACCTGCTGCTGTATTGGGCCGGGATGATGGAGGAGCCGGCCATCGCAGCCAATCTCGCCAGTCGGTTCGATCATGTGCTGGTGGATGAATATCAGGACACCAACCAGCTTCAGGCCTCGATCCTCCTCGCCCTCAAGCCGCAGGGGCAGGGGCTGACCGTCGTCGGCGACGATGCCCAGTCGATCTATTCCTTCCGCGCCGCGACGGTCCGCAACATCCTCGATTTCCCAACGGCCTTTTCGCCCGCGGCCGACATCGTCACTCTTGATCGCAACTACCGCTCCACCCAGCCCATCCTTGCCGCGGCCAATGCGGTGATCGAGCAGGCCAGCGAGCGCTTCACCAAAAATCTCTGGACCGAGCGGCAGTCCGAAGCCAAGCCGCTGCTCGTCACCGTGCGCGACGAGGCCGACCAGGCGCGCTACGTCGTTGAAAAGGTGCTCGAAGCGCGCGAAGGCGGCGTGTTGCTCAAGCAGCAGGCGGTGCTGTTTCGCACCTCGAGCCATTCCGGCCCGCTCGAAATCGAGCTCACCCGCCGCAACATCCCCTTTGTCAAATTCGGTGGTCTCAAATTTCTCGACGCCGCCCATATCAAGGACCTGCTGGCGCTGCTGCGCTGGGTGGAAAATCCGCGTGACCGGGTGGCCGGATTTCGCGTGCTCCAGCTGCTGCCGGGGATTGGCCCTGCGGCCGCCGGCAAGGTGCTCGATGCGCTGGCCACCGGCCCCGATCCGGTCTGGGCCCTGGGAGAAATCCCTCAACCTCCGCGATCGGGTCAGGGCTGGAAGGAGCTCGTGGAACTCGTTACGCGCCTGTCCCGGCGTGATGCCGGCTGGCCGGCCGAGCTGGGCTATGCCCGCCTCTGGTACGAGCCCCTCATGGAGCACACCTATGAGGATGCCAGCATCCGGCAGGCCGATATCGTTCAACTCGAGCAGATTGGGGCAGGCTATCCCAGCCGCGAGCGGTTCCTCACCGATCTGACCCTCGATCCGCCTGAGGCCACCAGCGATCAAGCCGGGGTGCCGCTGCTCGATGAAGACTATCTGATCTTGTCGACCATCCATTCGGCCAAGGGGCAGGAATGGAAGGCGGTGCATGTGCTCAATGTGGTGGATGGCTGCATTCCCTCCGATCTGGGCACCGGCAGCACCCATGAATTGGAAGAAGAGCGGCGCCTGCTTTACGTGGCAATGACCCGGGCCCGCGACGAGCTGCATCTGCTGGTGCCACAACGGTTTTACGTCACCCAGCAGTCGCGCCATGGCGACCGGCACCTGTACGCCCAGCGCACCCGCTTCATTCCCCGCGCGACGCTAGGCAGTTTCGAGGATATTTTATGGCCCCCGGTAAAGCCCTATCAGCCTGATGGGTTTATCCCCACGCCGGTTCAGGCCGATCTTGGCGCGCGCATGCGCAATATGTGGGCGAAATAG
- a CDS encoding substrate-binding domain-containing protein, protein MDRRSFLMSSVALGALAVASPVLAQDQLTILGSVPNLGFPFFVHMLNQIKAEAGNQGVAVIESDGQNSAPKQTADIESAIVQQVDAIVISPLDVNALAPAIEQAIAANVPVVTIDRRVDGVEGILAHVGADNVKGGEAEAQAVVDAFPDGATIFHLQGQPGAGPAIDRNKGVHNVLDGMADKYKIVFEQTANFARDQGLAVTEAGLAANGKPDAIICANDDMALGALEACAARGFTDVKIYGFDALPEALASVRDGGMAGTVEQFPGEQSREAVKIAVAYAKDGTEPAETLVLLTPVVITQANLDQAERIGEAG, encoded by the coding sequence ATGGATAGACGCAGTTTTCTGATGTCTTCGGTGGCGCTCGGCGCGCTGGCCGTTGCCAGTCCTGTCTTGGCGCAGGACCAATTGACCATTCTTGGATCGGTGCCCAACCTGGGCTTTCCGTTCTTTGTGCATATGCTCAACCAGATCAAGGCCGAGGCCGGCAACCAGGGTGTCGCGGTGATCGAGAGCGACGGGCAAAATTCTGCGCCCAAGCAGACCGCCGACATTGAATCGGCCATCGTGCAGCAGGTGGATGCGATCGTCATTTCCCCGCTTGACGTCAATGCGCTGGCGCCCGCCATCGAGCAGGCCATTGCGGCCAATGTGCCCGTGGTGACCATCGACCGGCGCGTGGACGGGGTGGAAGGCATTCTGGCCCATGTGGGGGCCGACAATGTCAAGGGCGGCGAAGCCGAAGCGCAGGCGGTGGTGGACGCCTTCCCCGATGGCGCGACCATCTTCCACCTGCAGGGCCAGCCTGGGGCGGGTCCCGCCATCGACCGCAACAAGGGCGTGCACAATGTGCTTGATGGCATGGCCGACAAATACAAGATCGTCTTCGAGCAAACCGCCAATTTTGCCCGCGACCAGGGATTGGCCGTGACGGAAGCCGGGCTCGCGGCCAATGGCAAGCCCGATGCGATCATCTGTGCCAATGACGACATGGCGCTGGGGGCGCTCGAAGCCTGCGCCGCTCGCGGCTTCACCGACGTCAAGATCTATGGCTTTGACGCGCTACCCGAAGCGCTGGCTTCGGTGCGCGACGGGGGCATGGCCGGCACGGTCGAGCAGTTCCCCGGCGAGCAATCACGCGAGGCGGTCAAGATCGCGGTGGCCTATGCCAAGGACGGAACCGAGCCGGCCGAAACGCTGGTGCTGCTGACCCCCGTGGTCATCACCCAGGCCAATCTGGACCAGGCCGAACGCATCGGCGAAGCCGGCTAA
- a CDS encoding ABC transporter permease — translation MSSTTEPVRRSGPNGFAIAKRFGPLIFLVALIVVFTAMKPSFIDPINVFNIMRQISITGLIALGMTFVILTAGIDLSVGSLLALCGMIAAVVAKGGTANSMSLSASGSAGFGWFAALLAALVVGALCGALQGLTITRLKVPPFVVTLGGLTIFRGLTLTVSNGGPISGFDPAMRWFGTGLVGPVPVPVIIFAVAAVLCHLVLRYTRYGRSVYAVGGNAEAARLSGLRVDRILVSVYVIVGFFSGLAAFVLAARLNSAEAVAGAGYELTVISAVVIGGTSLFGGIGSVGGTVIGAALIGVLQNGLQFNNVSSYTQSIVIGLILILAVAFDRWLKSRARL, via the coding sequence ATGAGCAGCACAACCGAACCAGTTCGGCGCAGCGGGCCCAATGGCTTTGCCATTGCCAAGCGCTTCGGCCCGCTGATCTTTCTCGTGGCGCTGATCGTGGTGTTCACCGCCATGAAGCCCAGCTTCATCGACCCCATCAATGTCTTCAACATCATGCGGCAAATCTCGATCACGGGACTGATCGCGCTGGGCATGACCTTTGTGATCCTGACCGCGGGTATCGATCTCAGCGTTGGTTCACTGCTGGCCCTCTGCGGCATGATCGCCGCCGTGGTGGCCAAAGGGGGCACGGCCAATTCGATGTCGCTGTCCGCTTCCGGATCGGCGGGTTTTGGCTGGTTCGCGGCGCTGCTTGCTGCGCTTGTGGTGGGCGCCCTATGCGGCGCGCTGCAGGGGCTGACTATCACCCGGCTCAAAGTGCCGCCCTTCGTCGTGACGCTTGGGGGCCTCACGATCTTTCGCGGGCTGACGCTCACCGTGTCCAATGGCGGGCCCATATCGGGGTTTGATCCGGCCATGCGCTGGTTCGGCACCGGCCTTGTGGGCCCCGTCCCCGTGCCGGTGATCATCTTTGCGGTGGCCGCGGTGCTGTGCCATCTGGTGCTGCGCTATACCCGCTATGGCCGCTCGGTATATGCGGTAGGCGGTAATGCGGAGGCAGCGCGGCTGTCGGGGTTGCGGGTCGATCGCATCCTTGTTTCGGTTTACGTGATCGTGGGGTTCTTCTCGGGCCTTGCCGCCTTTGTGCTGGCAGCGCGGCTCAATTCCGCCGAAGCGGTGGCGGGGGCCGGCTATGAACTGACGGTGATTTCAGCGGTGGTGATCGGCGGCACGTCGCTGTTTGGCGGCATCGGTAGCGTGGGGGGCACGGTGATCGGGGCGGCGCTGATCGGGGTGCTGCAGAACGGGCTGCAGTTCAACAATGTCTCGTCCTACACCCAGAGCATCGTGATCGGGTTGATCCTGATCCTCGCCGTGGCTTTTGATCGCTGGCTCAAATCGCGGGCGCGGCTCTAG
- a CDS encoding sugar ABC transporter ATP-binding protein, whose amino-acid sequence MAALATSQPSTPPLLEVMGVSKHFAGVAALSDVSLNVRPGEILGLLGENGAGKSTLLKILSGAQPPSSGRIVFAGQDYRPATPQAAKRAGIVTIYQELSLIPTLSVAENIFIGRAPVGPLRIIDWGRMRQETRSIIARVGLSIDPDTPASALSVAEQQLVEIARALSLESRLIIMDEPTSALTETEVSQLLAIMARLREEGVAIMFVTHRLEEASAICDRMTVLRDGRLAGHLLREGGPIPLLRIIEKMVGRAASELYTRPAQRHAAGQVRLSVRGLQTIRDPEAPHAIVLAGIDLDLKAGEILGVAGLVGSGRTELARAIFGADRIAAGTMRLDGQTIAPASPAHAIALGIGLVPEDRKHQAIFPILSILQNFSIATLEAYSNRLGIMTERRERQALGEFKKMLSIRMASPDQPIAGLSGGNQQKVILARWLARDPKVLIVDEPTRGVDVGAKAEVHQILVQLAARGIAVMVISSELPEILAVSDRIVTMRQGRVSGTMLATEATEEKLMALMALDQPGGEHQ is encoded by the coding sequence ATGGCAGCTCTTGCCACGTCACAGCCGTCGACGCCGCCCCTGCTCGAAGTGATGGGGGTATCAAAACATTTTGCCGGTGTCGCAGCGCTCAGTGATGTGTCGCTAAATGTGCGCCCGGGCGAAATCCTGGGGCTTTTGGGAGAAAACGGGGCGGGCAAGTCCACCCTGCTCAAGATCCTCTCGGGCGCGCAGCCGCCCTCGAGCGGGCGCATCGTTTTTGCCGGGCAGGATTATCGGCCCGCAACGCCCCAGGCGGCCAAGCGCGCCGGGATTGTGACGATCTACCAGGAACTGAGCCTCATCCCGACGCTGTCGGTGGCCGAGAACATCTTTATCGGTCGCGCGCCGGTCGGACCGCTGCGCATCATCGACTGGGGCCGCATGCGCCAGGAAACCCGCAGCATCATCGCGCGGGTGGGGCTCAGCATCGACCCCGATACGCCGGCTTCGGCGCTGTCGGTAGCCGAGCAGCAATTGGTCGAGATCGCCCGGGCGCTGTCGCTCGAAAGCCGACTGATCATCATGGATGAGCCGACCTCGGCCCTGACGGAGACCGAAGTCAGTCAGCTGCTCGCCATCATGGCCCGCCTGCGCGAGGAAGGCGTCGCCATCATGTTCGTCACCCACCGGCTCGAAGAAGCCTCGGCGATCTGCGATCGCATGACCGTGCTGCGCGACGGGCGACTGGCGGGGCATTTGCTGCGCGAAGGCGGACCCATCCCGCTGCTGCGGATCATCGAGAAGATGGTGGGGCGCGCGGCCTCCGAGCTTTATACGCGGCCGGCGCAGCGGCATGCCGCGGGCCAGGTGCGCCTCAGCGTGCGCGGCCTGCAGACCATCCGCGATCCCGAAGCGCCCCATGCCATCGTGCTGGCAGGCATCGATCTTGATCTCAAGGCCGGCGAGATCCTGGGGGTGGCGGGGCTGGTGGGCTCGGGCCGGACCGAGCTGGCGCGGGCCATTTTTGGCGCCGACCGCATTGCAGCAGGCACAATGAGGCTGGACGGCCAAACCATTGCCCCCGCCTCACCGGCCCACGCCATCGCGCTGGGGATCGGGCTGGTGCCCGAAGACCGCAAGCACCAGGCCATCTTTCCCATTCTCTCGATCCTGCAGAATTTTTCCATCGCCACGCTTGAGGCTTATTCCAATCGCCTGGGGATCATGACCGAGCGGCGCGAACGTCAGGCCTTGGGCGAGTTCAAGAAAATGCTCTCGATCCGCATGGCCTCTCCCGACCAGCCCATTGCCGGACTTTCGGGCGGCAACCAGCAAAAGGTGATCCTGGCGCGCTGGCTGGCGCGAGACCCCAAGGTGCTGATCGTCGATGAGCCCACAAGGGGGGTGGATGTGGGCGCCAAGGCCGAGGTGCACCAGATCCTCGTGCAACTCGCGGCGCGCGGGATCGCGGTGATGGTGATTTCATCCGAGCTCCCCGAGATCCTCGCGGTCAGCGATCGCATCGTCACCATGCGGCAGGGGCGCGTAAGCGGCACGATGCTGGCGACCGAGGCCACTGAAGAAAAGCTGATGGCGCTGATGGCGCTGGACCAGCCAGGGGGAGAACACCAATGA